A region of the Mangifera indica cultivar Alphonso chromosome 10, CATAS_Mindica_2.1, whole genome shotgun sequence genome:
TTCTGAATTCTCCTGATAGAGCTTGTAACCTTGCAAAACAGGTGaggatatttgaattttcaaatgtttCCTTGTGTTTTAtctcattctttaaaaaaaaaaaaaaaaaaaaggtgtctGTCTCAATCTACAAGCACTTTATATATAAGAGTAGCACTTGGTCTTTAAAGATTACTCTAATGTACAAGCAATATGTTGAGAAGTTTGAGAGGGTCAGATCTTCAAAGTAACCGATCTTTTAAATTCTTTCATGCTGGCAATAGGCCTTTGATGAAGCAATCGCAGAGTTGGATACGCTTGGAGAAGATTCATACAAGGATAGCACTTTGATAATGCAACTTCTCCGTGATAATCTCACTTTGTGGACCTCAGACATGCAGGTGTTAACCttgttcttttattattattatttctcctTATATCGATCCTCTGCTGTCTGCTCCTTCTgttttaattgttaataattTACTGAATATTTGCTCTCATTCGCAGGATGATGGAACTGACGAGATGAAAGAAGCATCCAAACCTGAGGAGGAGAAGCAGCAGTGAAGTAGTTATTCTTAACAGTATTTCACTTCTCTGTTTTTATTTGGAGAAGTTGCCTGGTTCCACTGCTCATTGGATTATGACTTTTTTAGGAGTTCATGCTTTGATATGAATGTTGAAAATTTCTTGTTGATTGTACTTTGGGTGttcagtttattttaattaactgGGATGCTTACTCTTATGTTGTTTTCTTGGCAATAAAGGAACTAACGGCCAAGCTATATATTTAGCACAAGCTCAACATTTGAAAGATGTGTGTTTGAATTTAAGATTGATGCAAGCTTACATTTACACAGTTTTTGCTACTTCTTGCCCTGCATTTCCTCCTattttgtaaaagaaattgTGTTTTGAGTTTCATCAGCTTTCTCAGTTGTTGAAGCTGAATGGTTGAATACAAATAGGTTGAGTAATTTACTAAAATGCACTTGGGGGAAGATTTAAGCTGAGCTGACCCGAGTTTAGATGAAGCCCGTTCAAATGCAAAATGATAAGTCTAAGCTTTAGTTTGGTTGGTGCATAATAACATTAAAGGTGAGAAGAGTcattggaaaaagagaaaatttgctagagaagaagaatagattgagtagaagaagaagaatcgtTATTGAGGTAAGTTTTGACATTAATGTCAATCGTGATTCTTTGTCAGAGTTATTCTTCTCCGATAATGCTTTTTTGTCTCTCaaatcaatgattttttttatattttatataatttatatacacactCCAAATTATACCTTTTAATGTTAGAAGGGGACATTATaataaatctgttaattttgtTACTCCATTTTCAAGGTTTAACAAGTTTGTTAattttcttcaaagtttgaaataaaactttaaaattttctttattgttaAACTTTAGTatccccaatttttttttttatttatcttataatatttcacgtataacataaaaaattacgatAAAATCACCAATATAACTAACTTTTTCCTAAACTTTCTTAGAAGTTAAGTGAACACactaaactttaatttttaagtcaaatttgatttaatttatttaaaatttgttcaaattcaTGTAACCTATTTAAAACACACTTCAAATTCTCAAATAAATTCACAATTTAATCATCTAAATAATCACAAAATCTATGTCTTTCATTCTAAAACCCAAAAACActtctttcaaaatttcaaaataatcagTATTAAtacaatactttttttttttttactgtgtAAATTGATTGAAATAGAATGTGAAAGCTAacctttcccttttcttttttagctgaaatgtcattgaaaattttgaaaacaatctCAAGAGCCATGATGAAGGGTAACAGCGACTATGTGGTGCAATCGAGCAAGATTCATCGGAAACTAGgacaatgaattaaaatttgatttttatgagGGTGTTTTTGTCAATGCACGATAAAAGGTTAACGTGTATAAATATCCTTGTTCCCGCCCAAACACAAGCTTTGCCGTCATTCCCCGTTCCCATCCGTCGATGGAGACTGAGAATGTGCCCGTTCACTTGGAATCTCTGGCGGCTTTTCTGGTTCGCCACTATTCCGATCAGCTCCGCTCCATTACGCTTTCTCCAGATCCCAAACTCCATTACCCTCTCTACGTCGAGTATATATTTCAAACTACCTAAAATCGACccagtcttttttttttttataattaacttaaatttctGTCGTTCTTCTCTTTAGTTATGCAGAGCTAATGGACGAGGATCCTCCGCTTGCCCATCTCATCTTTTCCAAACCAACTCGCTACTTGCGTAACTTCGATGATGCTGCCATCTGGGCTCATGTATGTTCTATTTTTGCTGGCATGTTATTGATCTTTccatttttaattcattaaattgaTGAATTGGATGTGGGTAATGAGTTCATAAATGTGTTGTTCTTTTATAAACGGACTTAAGACTTGAACTTAGAAAACCAGTTTAAGTGACCAAGCAGCATCATTACGAAATCAGTGTTTCTTGACTGGATTGTTCTTTTATCTGGAAAAGCTAAAGATGGAGACAAAATTATGGGTTTATCTTAATTTGTCAGTATTAGCTTTTTATACCGAAAACTTTGATTTGGGTGGTTTGAGCTCCTGTAAGCCTTTAGTCTAAATTTATGGttgatgattttgatttggGTATTATGCTTGAGTGTATGTAGAAAATGATATTTGACAAGTTAAAGTTCTCTGAGAAAGGAGTTGAAAAGAAATTCATTTGTGTTCGTATCAACATTGGTGGTTCTCCGCTTGAATGTCCTGGTTTGTTTCTGTTCATGTGCTCAGcttgtttatttctttcttttgaatttgcatttgttgtttttgttttgaatgatttcttgatgattgaatttaaaatattcttagaAACATTTCCAAGTATTGGACGTGTGAGAGTGAAGCACCATGGGATTCTTCTAACACTTAAGGGAACTGTAATCCGGTCAGGATCAACCAAAATGTATGAAGGGGAGAGGACATACATGTGCAAGAAGTGCAAACACATGTAAGTTTGATTTGTTGAATTCTACCTGCTCATGCTTAtaccaaaattcaaaaaatatttctcatatttctctattttatatTCTTGGAGTTTGATATGCTTGCTATGATACCATTAAtgattatctaattttttagtGACTTCATTTCTTGTTATGATGCAATGAGCATAAATAGGATCCAAGGTAAATGACTGAATTTCGATAATTGGCCATAGTGTAGTGATGGGAACATCAATTGTCAACAGGTTAGGATCCAAGGTAAATGACTTTAATACTTATCCCAGTGTCTTAACCATGGTGCAAGTATGACCCAGCATTATCCTTTGGGAAAATCACCTGTTATATTGTTGACATGATGGATGACAGGTACATATAAGGGTATAATGTCAACAGTGACCACCTATGCGAATAATTTAAAGGGTAGGGTTGTTTCCCAAGCTATCGACAAAGAACTGAACTTTTCTGAACCCACACTAGCTAGTGGCCTTGTTGACTATGATGATTAAGTGGTTGACCATTCTTACTCCAAATATGTTATCTTTTAACCAAATCGTTGAAGAATCCTTTTGGGTTTTCTAACTTTATGCATGTAATTTGGTACAGAACTAAATAGTTTTGCTATGAATAATTTGCCAAATAGAACATTtctgatatttcaaatttagagAGATTTTCCAGCTGATCTCCATAAATTCCTGACAATATACAAGTTTTATGTAATTGAGGAAGGGAAATGATATAGGGAGACCCTTGGGTGAAAGCAGCACTCTTAAAAAAGGATGAGAGTCATAAGTGATCAATGATGTACTACTATCAGTATCCTCATGTATTGTTAGAATAATTCtactttaaatttgattttgtttcttgCAAATATTGTAAATTCTGAAAAGAGAGTGCACGAGTATCAAATTTATAGTACTAGTGGATTAGCTAGCTTCCTGTAATATTAGAATACATCTTTAGCATGCATAGATGTCCTTTAGTTTTTATCCAAAAAAGGAATTTCCATTTTGATCCATTATGCTCTATGTTAACATGAACAACTCtcaaataaatacttttttatgGATTCAGTCTACTAGTTTCTACTTAGTATTTGCAAAAGACAATAGCATTGGCTATTACATTGCTGTACGTCTTCTTCCAGCATAtggtgatattttttttaaagcatcTGATTATAAGATGCATGCTTTATGAAAGCCTGGTTGGCTGTTGCTAATAGTAGATCATCAGTTGTGTTCACAATGATTCTTTGTAGGTTTCCAGTTTATCCTGAGTTGGAAACAAGGAACTCCATACTACTACCATCCAGTTGTCCCTCTCAGGTTGCTTGTCTAATCCATGCCAGGTTAAGTCTCATAAATTTTTTGCCCTTAATAGTGTTTGCCTAATATGAAGATGAATTAGTTAAAAGTGACCTGATGTTGCTGATACCTATATGGTGTGTAAACATCAGCCCTATGTCTATGATTATTTCTAGAATTTGCTGTGAAATACTGTGCATTATGATTGGGATTTGAAAAATCGAAGAATGAATTTGATTGTTTCGTAACagttatattgtttaatttttcttttctaatgaGTATTGGAGTTCAGTTATATGCTTTAGGTTTAGGTATATTCTAGTGATGTACCCTTCTAGAATTTGATAACTTATCTGTTCTCCCTAATGACAGAAGTCAAAACCTTGTGAAGGGACAAATTTCCAGTATGTAGAAAATACTATAATGTGCCACGATTATCAGGAAATCAAAATTCAAGAAAGTACTCAGGTTTTGGGTATTGGGGTCATTCCTCGTTcaattttggtcgttttgaaGGATGATCTTGTTGACATTGTTAAGGCTGGAGGTATGACTTGATAGTTTGTATGATGCCCAAATTGTTCATTTTTCTTTgggttttttgttattatttctgttttttttttataatcgtATCTTCATGTATAGACTTGATATCATTTATGTGTTATTCTAGTTTTAATAGatgaaatgtaaaattttgaaaattttggttgatAGCATCTATTTTCCATtccatatattattttactgatcagatataaaaaaattcaacttggAATTGTATGTCAAAATCCAGTTTTCAGGATGGCATGGGTCTTTTTGCTTGAAACCAATCTTTGCCATGCAACCTTGGCTATATTGTGGTTAGTATGGTCAGGTTTCTGGGCTAAATTAGCTGCCCACAGGCCAAGTCAGCCTTGTGGTCCTTGAACATAGATCAATAGAGTCATATGGACTTTATTTCAACCTTCTtaacaatttaacaaataaagaTGCCCATTGTTGCAAAATTTCAACTTACCATCCTTTGGAAAACAGAAAAGAGGGAAGTATCTATAGTAGCCTAAGAGATTTCTCTCTTTGAAAGAGGTACAAATGTGTTAAATTGGGAAAAAAACTGTAGATTGCAGCTTTTTGTGCTTATATTCCACCTTTTCTTTGAGTTGAGTAAAAGAGAGTCTTGTTGACGGAATGTATTTTGTGCTTTCACTAATTTGATTGTAAGTGGAATTTGACATTAAAATAGGATGGTTTACAGGGTATCACCAACTTATGATCATGATGAAATGTTTCTACAATCAAAAAGCTGGCcatatgtaaatatttgtgGAATTTAACATACTATATTGTGATGATTAGCAGCATACTAATATGAAGGCAAAGTGATTTATGTCATGCCACCATTTCCATGTCAATGATAATGATTATACCAGCATGCTCTGGCACCATCAACAACACTGGAAGCATGACTTGGTAGTAGTATCACTGTTTTGTCAccaccataatttttttttttttgaatttagagCATACAATCACTACCAAATAACTATCAGACTGGTATTGTGGAAATATCTGTGTAAAACTAGGCCATTGTATGTACATGTTATTTTCAGctgaattaaatttggatttgaATACCGGATGCTAAGGCTATCAGCTGTTTGGACCAAATTCTCCTTAGAGCATTAGGTTGTTATTTTACATTGCTTGTGCCTGCTTGCTTTTTCCAATAGCTTTTTTTCTCGTTtcagtttttatttgtttctagAAAGAGGTTTTTTAAACAGCATGTATGGAACTTCTGTCATGGATATTCttcttttaacattatatttgctTTGGATTAAGTTGTACTTCTTTGTGATGGACGGTTGCAGATGATATCATTGTGACTGGCATTTTGACAGCAAAGTGGTCTCCTGATTTAAAAGATGTGCGCTGTGACCTGGATCCTGTATTAATCGCTAATCATGTTAGGTAAAAGGTTCAGTTTTTCTTATTGGGtacattctttaaaaaaaacaaaaaattgataaatttgacTGGGCAAATTcagaataagttttttttttttttttaaagcaaacaaggtattataatttaacatatCAGTATTTATGATGTTGGTCATATcatataaaagttaatttaaagAAATCTTTGCTTCCAAAAAGTATATTCCAAACcttcattattataatttaaattaatagatggtCAGGTAAGTTGAACTCATGGAAGCCCTGATTCTCAATGACTTGATTCTATTATCATAACACTTTTTAGCAAATCAGCTTAATATAGGGCCACTACTTATTAAAGCCTCACAATTATGGCTTCCTCCCTGCCTTGATCCTTTTTTGCTAGAGTACCCCTCTTGTATTTTTAGTTCTCTAATGTCATTTAAGTCACTCTTGTTGTTGCATACTTTTGGCCTTTATGCTTGTTGCTAGAATATTACCCAATTGCTGCCACTTATAACACCTTTTAGATCGTGTGTCAACCAGTATCTGCTTTACAATGTGGGAAGCTgagtttataataaaattgcaTCCTTAAATTGTTGTCCTTTTCATTATTCTTAAATTACATCCATTTCATCTTTAGGAGAACTAATGAGCTGAAATCAGATATTGATATCCCTGATGATATTATCATGCAATTCAAGCAGTTCTGGACAGAATTTAAAGATACCCCActtaaaggtaaaatttttttatttctttcctatTATGAAATTAATAGAAAGCTTAGGATAATATGTGTGGGTTGTCCAGTGGATTTCTTATTGAGAAAGATTGACTTATATCAGCCATCTAATGGATCTTTTGTCGAGAAGATAATTTAGATGTTTTCTCCCTGTAAAGTATTCTGCGTGTATCTATTGttcttgtaaaatttaaaaaagtactTTATTTTCACCAGGGAGAAATGCTATTCTACGTGGCATTTGCCCTCAAGTTTTTGGACTCTTCACTGTTAAGCTGGCAGGTACATCTTCTTCCCATGTCATGTATCTTTTACATTCTTTTCAACTTTCAATTTGTATAGTGGCCTAAGTTTAGATTAATAGGGTTTTCGTGATCTgttcaaagtttaataattttttagaagaTTAATGGAAACCGCCCTAAACCGATTGCTGCTATTAACCATTAAACTACTAGATGTGTGTGTGTTTCAAAAATCTTGATAGAAACTCTGGATGTCAATCTGTCATTTATGtaatcaaagtttaaaatgttgtgttcccttttttttttttttggtcagtATGTGTtgcttcttttaattttaactttaggATGTTTcgtaatttttatttcatatgactgcttaattcatttttttcttatagtTGCATTGACATTAATTGGAGGTGTTCAACATGTCGATGCTTCTGGGACTAAGGTTCGAGGAGAGTCTCACTTGCTTCTGGTTGGTGATCCAGGTAGTTTGTACTCATACATAGGTTCAATTCCTTAGCTAGTAATGATTCTACATCAATCTCACAAGTCACAAAAGAAAGGGGAAATAGATTAGATTAAGCTGCAATTTCATGATAggctttaattttataatggtTCTGAGGACCTACATTTGGTAGCTAAACTGAATTGTCTCAGTTACTGTTCAAAAAATGCTTATTATCACTTAACATGAAAGCTTAAGTTTATAGATAAGGTCCTAGCTATAGTATTTAAGGTCTAATATTGCCCTTCACGTGTACTTGTCTGTGTTTACATAACCATAACCACAAATGCAATCATAATCATAAGCACAGCTTGTTATACTTTAACTAAAATGATTGGGGGATTTATCATTAGAGCATTTGTTTCAACTTGGCTCTAACACCATGTTAGATTACCTTCTgatttaaaaacttaagttaTTAGGTAAGGACGCAACTATTTAAGCTAATAACCATTACCTCACATAGTGTATGTTGCTTCACATAAttgcattagaaaaattaatactAGGCAAAAATCTGGCTAGAAATGGATTTTTCAGTATTTAATAcacttttaatgtttttatttgatCCAATAACTTGCTTTCACATTCCCAGAATTGGTTAATTGTTTGGTGTGTTTTATATCttagttggaaaaaaaaaacatcatgcACTAAATTAACTATTGCTATGTTTTTCCCCTAAAATTGTATATACAGATGTGTgtgtgtacacacacacacacacacatataatcATCAAgcaaatacatatatatcatttttatattaggTCTTTTAAGAGCCAACAAAacatttgtaaaataaataatacttgtTAAATTAAGATAACTGTATTGAagacaacatttatattatacaGGTACTGGAAAGTCTCAGTTCCTGAAATTTGCAGCTAAGTTAAGTAACCGATCAGTTATCACTACTGGGTTGGGAAGCACTAGTGCTGGATTGACTGTTACTGCTGTCAAGGATGGAGGTAACTTTTTATAACGCTTCACAATGAATCAATATGTTAGAATATCCGGAATATTAGTAACATGTTCTCAACTGGTTTCTTCATGATGTTCCTTCACATCTCAATATTAGTTCTTCTAGGATAAGTCACTGGGCTTAACTGACACACCTAGAATATGAATATCtagcaaaaatatcatttgtgtCTATCagttgttttctttgtcttGATACTTCCAAGTTCTTTTATTATACTACATTGCTTACATATAATACAttaagggggggggggggagtcCTTGTCTTCTGAATTTACTGTACTAGAACTGAAGAGATGATAATTTAAAACAGAAACTTGGTATAAACCAATTTTAACTGAGGACTCACTGGTATTTGCTTCTCAGAACTCCTAATAATTGTCACCAATTGTGTGTTTACTCTTGTTAATGTATATGATGGAAATGCCTTTATTTTTCAACACTGaccataatattttttaaagtgttGTGTTATTCCTTCTTAAAATTGACAAAAGTCATTTTGAGGTTCATTCTATTCTAAGTTAAAATCcaaagaagaaatgaagaaatcaTAATTGATCTTCCtgtcttaaaaataaattgatttatcaCTTGTTAACTTATCCTTGATCACACCTTcccatataaatttcaaaaacatttgGTGAGATAGACAAGAATATGGGGTGTTTTTGCCAGGTTGATGAGACAtcttttatctttcaaaatattGGCACACAAATTATCAACACTACCATCCAAACTTCACCCAGCCATTCCTGACCTTAGAAAGAATACAATCTGGTCCTGTACTGtttgatattttcatctttctcaAAATCCCATTCACTGTTAATTTCCTATTCGTCAAAATCTTATTCACTTTTAATTTCCTAAAGTTTTGTATGTACTTAAGATTCATTACTTTCCTGGGGTTAACAATATCTCCTAAATATTCCATTTGATTCACACTGAGCAACTTACCACAATAACACATCCACACTTTTCTGGTAGTCTCCTTTACCTTACGATTCTTAAAGTTGACCtgttttaaatttcttttctctttcttgtaGCTTGCCTAGTTTGTAAGTATCTTTCTCCTTTATTAGTCCCAAATCTATAATACAATTTATCATAAGCCTTGGATTTGTTTTTCCTAATTGCCTCTTAACTATTGTGTACCTTTTGTAAGCTCTTCATTCCTGCATTTTGGCTGACTAGGACATTGCTGTTTGTTATGATTGCTACCCGCTCCTTATTATCACATCAAGCAACAAGTTCCTTTTGAAAACTTTGCCTAGTTCTTGGTTGTTAGTTTCACAATTTAAACATCTAGGACCTCTAATTATGGTGTGTGTTTAACTACTTGAGAGCATCATGCACCTGATTAATTTTACACAAATCTACTTACTTTAGCTTTTTAAAGTGCAATGGGGATTTTGTCAGTGTCATCCCACTTTTGAAAGTAATCAAGTGTTTTTCTCACCTTTTAAGGAACTGCTAAAGAGGTCTGctaaaaaatttcacatttttttttctaaggtGACCATTTATGCTCCCCcgcaattttttttcattcttccaaaaatatttgCTTTGTGCCTTCATTTGATCATGTGTAGCATCTCCACTAATAATATTGATTCTTTCTTTCACAAAACAAGTTTTTACTAATATAGCCTTGTAATctattctctttctctctcaatGTTGataggaaaatgagaatatagaTGATAAAGAAACAAGTTATATTTGtgatctcattttttaaatccttgTTTATGTTCACCCTGAGCTCatttttgttcttgttgttCTTTCTATGAAGAAGTTTACTTTTAAATCTCAATTGCTGTGATTTTCCTCTTATCACTTTTGAAGGCAAGCTATACTGACTATTCTCCTAGTCAGTGTTAACTAGATTCCTCAGTTGTTTCTGAAAGCAATCATATTGTCCATGTTACTAACTTAGTTTTGATCTCTTGGACATTTATCTTTAACcgtatttttgtataaattaagtGAATGTACCTTATTGCACTTCAGATTCATATGTTAATCTAATGCTTGAATTCTATAGAATGTTCTATTCGACCATTACCAAACTCCCATTGCACTTTCATTTGATGTAATAGTGAATTGTATTTACTATTCATGTCTGTAAGATATGACTATGGCCTTATGTGTAATAGCCCGAACCCCACCGAAGAGATTTTTATCCACTCTAGGCCTAGCCTACACAAAATTGCTCTTGGGCTTATATAAGCATCCTTCACCAAATGTCTAACTAGTTGAGAGGACCtaaattgatccaaaatttCACTAACAAGTGATGTGAGAGATGATAGATTCCCCACTTTGTAGACCTTGCATTGTCATTATGTCATCACATCGCTCAATCAACTCATGAGCTTACCATTTATACTAGTGGTAATAGCTCAGACCAAGTGAGTTAATATTGCTTATTTTGGGTCTAACCCTCGTAGATTTGCTTTTAGGCTTCATGTCTGTCAATTAAAATACATCTAATTAGTTAAGGGTCCAAAAGAACTAAGTTCTTATATGCTAGATGTGAAATTTGTTACTGTTAACCCACATTACTACTCATCCTTTATATGAATCTAAGGCCAAATGTGTGATGACTTGATTCTTAGGCATGTTGCATTTCGTTTTGATCAACAGGTTGTGTGATTAATGTCAATTCAAGAAGCTTTCACTTTGTTTAGTTGTTGGTATTTTATATATCATCTCCCTTTGTTTCATCAAAgcttacaattaaaaaaaaaaaaagtgagattGAGTTAATTTAGTGTGGAATATTGTGTCGGTGCTCCCTAGTCAATCATGATGTCACATAATATTCATTTGAGGTTTACTTGAAATCTTTGGATAATACACATTTTGCAAATGATCTATTTTTGTCTTGGCTGATGGAGGTCACATAATATTCTAATCATTTTATGATATCATTAGGGGAATGGATGTTAGAAGCCGGAGCCCTCGTTTTGGCTGATGGAGGTCTTTGCTGCATTGACGAATTTGATAGGTAGTCCCTTTTGAATGGCTGCATAAAACAACTCTTGATTAACTTTCATTTATGCTGTATCTATCCTGGATTGTCCAATCCAGTATTTTCATTTATGCTTCATTTCATGTCAAATAATTATCACATAAAAAATGATGTTAAAACCTGAAAACTTTTGCTTCTGattcttttttgcttttgaTATCAGATATATACATTGTTTCCCGGTTAGGGGAAGTTTTACTTCTTAATTGCTGCTTGggattatttgtttttttgaatttgatgtttGCATATTCTTCTCACCAATAGAGATAtgagatttggcttgaaactcATTTCTTGGCACagttattttaatcattaagaGTTATGCCAGATTTGCAAAGCCTTAAACTGGGATCAGGGCAACTGTTGGTTGTCTT
Encoded here:
- the LOC123227050 gene encoding probable DNA helicase MCM9 isoform X1; translated protein: METENVPVHLESLAAFLVRHYSDQLRSITLSPDPKLHYPLYVDYAELMDEDPPLAHLIFSKPTRYLRNFDDAAIWAHKMIFDKLKFSEKGVEKKFICVRINIGGSPLECPETFPSIGRVRVKHHGILLTLKGTVIRSGSTKMYEGERTYMCKKCKHMFPVYPELETRNSILLPSSCPSQKSKPCEGTNFQYVENTIMCHDYQEIKIQESTQVLGIGVIPRSILVVLKDDLVDIVKAGDDIIVTGILTAKWSPDLKDVRCDLDPVLIANHVRRTNELKSDIDIPDDIIMQFKQFWTEFKDTPLKGRNAILRGICPQVFGLFTVKLAVALTLIGGVQHVDASGTKVRGESHLLLVGDPGSTGKSQFLKFAAKLSNRSVITTGLGSTSAGLTVTAVKDGGEWMLEAGALVLADGGLCCIDEFDSMREHDRATIHEAMEQQTISVAKAGLVTTLSTRTIVFGATNPKGHYDPNQSLSVNTTLSGPLLSRFDIVLVLLDTKNPEWDAVVSSHILAEGEPDKGKHEEQIGNVWPLSMLRRYIHFVKGYFKPVLTMEAKKVISSYYQLQRRSGTQNAARTTVRMLESLIRLAQAHARLMFRNEVTQLDAITAILCIESSMTTSAIVDSVGNALHSNFTENPDLEYAKQERIILEKLRSMEDVANMEDL
- the LOC123227050 gene encoding probable DNA helicase MCM9 isoform X4, with the protein product METENVPVHLESLAAFLVRHYSDQLRSITLSPDPKLHYPLYVDYAELMDEDPPLAHLIFSKPTRYLRNFDDAAIWAHKMIFDKLKFSEKGVEKKFICVRINIGGSPLECPETFPSIGRVRVKHHGILLTLKGTVIRSGSTKMYEGERTYMCKKCKHMFPVYPELETRNSILLPSSCPSQKSKPCEGTNFQYVENTIMCHDYQEIKIQESTQVLGIGVIPRSILVVLKDDLVDIVKAGDDIIVTGILTAKWSPDLKDVRCDLDPVLIANHVRRTNELKSDIDIPDDIIMQFKQFWTEFKDTPLKGRNAILRGICPQVFGLFTVKLAVALTLIGGVQHVDASGTKVRGESHLLLVGDPGSTGKSQFLKFAAKLSNRSVITTGLGSTSAGLTVTAVKDGGEWMLEAGALVLADGGLCCIDEFDSMREHDRATIHEAMEQQTISVAKAGLVTTLSTRTIVFGATNPKGHYDPNQSLSVNTTLSGPLLSRFDIVLVLLDTKNPEWDAVVSSHILAEGEPDKGKHEEQIGNVWPLSMLRRYIHFVKGYFKPVLTMEAKKVISSYYQLQRRSGTQNLGQLCECWKV
- the LOC123227050 gene encoding probable DNA helicase MCM9 isoform X2, with product METENVPVHLESLAAFLVRHYSDQLRSITLSPDPKLHYPLYVDYAELMDEDPPLAHLIFSKPTRYLRNFDDAAIWAHKMIFDKLKFSEKGVEKKFICVRINIGGSPLECPETFPSIGRVRVKHHGILLTLKGTVIRSGSTKMYEGERTYMCKKCKHMFPVYPELETRNSILLPSSCPSQKSKPCEGTNFQYVENTIMCHDYQEIKIQESTQVLGIGVIPRSILVVLKDDLVDIVKAGDDIIVTGILTAKWSPDLKDVRCDLDPVLIANHVRRTNELKSDIDIPDDIIMQFKQFWTEFKDTPLKGRNAILRGICPQVFGLFTVKLAVALTLIGGVQHVDASGTKVRGESHLLLVGDPGTGKSQFLKFAAKLSNRSVITTGLGSTSAGLTVTAVKDGGEWMLEAGALVLADGGLCCIDEFDSMREHDRATIHEAMEQQTISVAKAGLVTTLSTRTIVFGATNPKGHYDPNQSLSVNTTLSGPLLSRFDIVLVLLDTKNPEWDAVVSSHILAEGEPDKGKHEEQIGNVWPLSMLRRYIHFVKGYFKPVLTMEAKKVISSYYQLQRRSGTQNAARTTVRMLESLIRLAQAHARLMFRNEVTQLDAITAILCIESSMTTSAIVDSVGNALHSNFTENPDLEYAKQERIILEKLRSMEDVANMEDL
- the LOC123227050 gene encoding probable DNA helicase MCM9 isoform X3; amino-acid sequence: METENVPVHLESLAAFLVRHYSDQLRSITLSPDPKLHYPLYVDYAELMDEDPPLAHLIFSKPTRYLRNFDDAAIWAHKMIFDKLKFSEKGVEKKFICVRINIGGSPLECPETFPSIGRVRVKHHGILLTLKGTVIRSGSTKMYEGERTYMCKKCKHMFPVYPELETRNSILLPSSCPSQKSKPCEGTNFQYVENTIMCHDYQEIKIQESTQVLGIGVIPRSILVVLKDDLVDIVKAGDDIIVTGILTAKWSPDLKDVRCDLDPVLIANHVRRTNELKSDIDIPDDIIMQFKQFWTEFKDTPLKGRNAILRGICPQVFGLFTVKLAVALTLIGGVQHVDASGTKVRGESHLLLVGDPGSTGKSQFLKFAAKLSNRSVITTGLGSTSAGLTVTAVKDGGEWMLEAGALVLADGGLCCIDEFDSMREHDRATIHEAMEQQTISVAKAGLVTTLSTRTIVFGATNPKGHYDPNQSLSVNTTLSGPLLSRFDIVLVLLDTKNPEWDAVVSSHILAEGEPDKGKHEEQIGNVWPLSMLRRYIHFVKGYFKPVLTMEAKKVISSYYQLQRRSGTQNAARTTVRMLESLIRLAQDAKQERIILEKLRSMEDVANMEDL